From the genome of Tindallia californiensis, one region includes:
- a CDS encoding type II toxin-antitoxin system RelE/ParE family toxin, translating to MSYKIVYTEESERDLLNVYSYIAMDLQVPETAKNQIDRIVNSIHTLNELLLRYKLYQDEPWHSRGLRVLPVDNYLVFYTVIEEENTVAVIRIMYAGRNIDLQLSNIKL from the coding sequence ATGAGCTATAAAATTGTCTACACCGAAGAGTCAGAGCGAGACCTTTTGAATGTTTACAGTTATATTGCTATGGATTTACAAGTGCCTGAAACTGCAAAAAATCAAATTGATAGAATAGTGAACTCAATTCATACCCTAAATGAATTACTCCTCCGCTACAAACTATACCAAGATGAACCATGGCATAGTAGAGGACTTAGAGTTCTTCCGGTTGACAATTACCTTGTATTTTACACGGTCATTGAAGAAGAAAATACAGTAGCGGTAATAAGAATAATGTATGCTGGACGAAACATT
- a CDS encoding type II toxin-antitoxin system RelB/DinJ family antitoxin: MAKTTSIFARVEPEIKEQAEMVLNKLGIPMSSAVNIFLRQVVIQNGLPFDVKIKQNKPVAFEDLTTEEFNNEIEKGFNDLKAGRVLSAEKVAERITKEYGHEL, translated from the coding sequence ATGGCTAAAACTACAAGTATCTTTGCTCGTGTTGAGCCGGAAATAAAAGAACAAGCAGAAATGGTGTTAAATAAACTGGGGATACCTATGTCAAGTGCTGTCAATATTTTTCTAAGACAGGTAGTTATACAAAATGGACTACCATTTGATGTTAAAATTAAGCAAAATAAACCTGTTGCATTTGAAGACTTAACAACGGAAGAGTTTAATAATGAAATTGAAAAAGGCTTTAATGACTTAAAGGCCGGTAGGGTTTTATCAGCAGAGAAGGTGGCCGAGCGAATTACTAAGGAATATGGACATGAGCTATAA
- a CDS encoding transposase has protein sequence MARYSESFKISIMQKMMPPENQKVSTIAQETGMSEATLYKWKKEAKAKGIVIPDGETNAEQWSTQDKFQVVLETASLNETELAEYCRKKGLYVEQVQSLKNACLQANGGVAMIMALDRAIRNEGNDGGNSVYDSRGF, from the coding sequence ATGGCCCGCTACAGCGAATCATTCAAAATATCCATTATGCAGAAGATGATGCCGCCTGAAAATCAGAAAGTATCCACCATTGCTCAAGAAACCGGAATGTCAGAAGCCACTTTATATAAATGGAAAAAAGAAGCCAAAGCTAAAGGCATCGTCATCCCGGATGGTGAAACTAATGCAGAGCAGTGGAGTACCCAAGATAAATTTCAAGTGGTGCTGGAAACAGCCAGCCTTAATGAAACCGAACTGGCAGAATATTGCCGGAAAAAAGGCCTTTATGTCGAACAGGTCCAGAGCTTGAAAAACGCTTGTCTACAAGCCAATGGTGGCGTGGCCATGATTATGGCATTGGATAGAGCGATAAGGAATGAAGGGAATGATGGTGGGAATTCTGTTTATGATTCGAGGGGATTTTAG
- a CDS encoding recombinase family protein, protein MEGYDNYPNTGGYEAYIKANPDWEFAGLYYDEGITGTKKEKRPELLRMISDCEDKKIDFIVTKSISRFARNTTDCLELVRKLIDLGIFIYFEKENINTGSMESELMLSILSGLAESESISISENNKWSVQRRFQNGTYKISSPPYGYDSVDGKLIINKEQAEIVRFIFSEILSGKGTQKIADDLNRRGVPTQKGGKWRSTTIRGMVTNEKYTGDAIFQKTYTDSSFNRHLNNGEKDQYLFKDHHEAIISHDNFEAAQAIIDQRGREKGIKKNTSKYLNRYAFSGKIICGECSGKFKRRVMTSGKHKISWSCSIHISDIDSCSMKSIPEDRIEHAFVTMINKLIFGHKFVLKPLLDSLTGMNSEDSLAKIQEIDKKIEENGEQQNVLSGLRSKGYLDPAVYRKGNNELLNELERLKQQKESLMRLLSSDDETQKVVNELLRFTSKSPMLLEFKSDVFNRFVDHIIVFSRDEIGFELKCGITLKERLVN, encoded by the coding sequence TTGGAGGGCTATGACAACTATCCTAACACAGGGGGTTACGAAGCTTATATTAAAGCAAATCCTGATTGGGAGTTTGCTGGCCTATACTACGACGAAGGCATCACAGGAACTAAAAAAGAAAAACGACCTGAACTGCTTCGGATGATTTCCGACTGTGAGGATAAGAAAATTGATTTTATCGTAACCAAGTCCATCAGCCGGTTTGCCAGAAACACTACAGACTGCTTGGAACTGGTTCGAAAGCTAATTGACCTTGGCATCTTCATTTATTTTGAAAAGGAAAACATAAACACAGGTTCAATGGAAAGCGAACTCATGCTGTCAATCCTGAGTGGACTGGCCGAAAGTGAGTCCATCTCCATTTCAGAGAATAACAAGTGGTCTGTACAGAGACGATTCCAAAATGGAACCTACAAAATCTCTTCTCCTCCCTACGGCTACGACAGTGTCGATGGGAAGCTGATTATCAACAAGGAACAGGCTGAAATTGTCCGCTTTATCTTTTCTGAGATTTTATCTGGAAAAGGCACACAGAAAATTGCTGATGACTTGAACCGGCGTGGAGTTCCAACTCAAAAAGGTGGCAAATGGAGATCGACTACCATACGTGGAATGGTCACCAATGAAAAATACACTGGTGATGCTATCTTTCAAAAGACTTATACTGACAGCTCCTTCAATAGACACCTAAACAATGGGGAGAAAGATCAGTACCTGTTCAAGGACCATCATGAAGCAATCATTAGCCATGATAATTTCGAGGCTGCTCAGGCCATTATTGACCAACGCGGCCGGGAAAAAGGTATAAAGAAAAATACCTCTAAATACCTTAACCGCTACGCCTTTTCAGGAAAAATCATCTGTGGTGAATGCAGCGGGAAATTTAAGCGAAGGGTCATGACCTCAGGAAAGCACAAAATCTCATGGTCCTGCTCCATTCACATTTCAGACATCGATAGTTGTTCAATGAAATCTATTCCTGAGGATCGAATTGAGCATGCCTTTGTCACGATGATCAACAAGCTCATCTTTGGACATAAGTTTGTTCTAAAGCCCCTACTGGATAGTCTGACCGGAATGAACTCTGAAGATAGCCTTGCAAAGATTCAAGAGATCGATAAGAAAATTGAAGAAAACGGTGAGCAACAAAATGTGCTTAGTGGACTTAGATCCAAAGGTTATCTTGATCCAGCAGTTTATAGGAAAGGCAACAATGAGCTATTAAATGAACTTGAACGCCTGAAACAGCAAAAAGAATCTTTGATGAGGTTACTGAGTAGTGATGACGAGACTCAAAAAGTTGTTAATGAACTCCTGCGGTTTACGAGCAAATCTCCCATGCTCTTAGAATTTAAGAGTGATGTTTTCAACAGATTTGTGGACCACATCATTGTATTCTCAAGGGATGAAATAGGGTTTGAATTGAAATGCGGAATCACACTGAAAGAAAGGCTGGTGAATTGA
- a CDS encoding serine integrase family protein: MGHTPYGYRIENGKAVVDQEKSEKIKMLFEAYLSGDSLATAAKKAGIKAFHAGIGNILKNKRYVGDGFYPAIIDKASFEAAEIERMRRAENLGRIWEKKALIESPAPTFFFIAEGNKQFDDPFKQAEYAYSLIETEVNANGGQCECNSNTRKEA, from the coding sequence ATGGGCCACACACCCTACGGTTACAGAATTGAAAATGGTAAAGCGGTTGTCGATCAGGAAAAATCAGAAAAAATAAAAATGCTCTTTGAAGCTTATCTATCTGGCGATTCACTGGCCACCGCTGCAAAGAAAGCAGGTATTAAAGCCTTCCATGCCGGAATCGGCAACATACTGAAAAACAAGAGATATGTCGGAGATGGATTCTACCCTGCAATCATTGATAAAGCTAGCTTTGAAGCTGCGGAAATAGAACGCATGCGTCGGGCTGAAAACCTTGGACGTATATGGGAAAAGAAAGCACTAATAGAATCTCCTGCTCCCACCTTCTTCTTCATTGCAGAGGGAAATAAACAGTTTGATGATCCTTTTAAGCAGGCAGAATACGCCTACAGTCTGATAGAAACGGAGGTGAATGCGAATGGCGGTCAATGCGAATGTAACAGTAATACCCGCAAGGAAGCATAA